One region of Myxococcus stipitatus genomic DNA includes:
- a CDS encoding D-alanine--D-alanine ligase family protein: MRIALTHNLRLSDSEEEAEFDTQETVNALAAAIERLGHRLERFEVSGPASRTVARLEAYSPDLIFNTAEGRRGRFREAFYPALFDELGFPYTGSDAYALAVTLDKQLTKLILTKHGIRTPGWQYVEKLSELTAQDLRYPVIVKPNFEGSSKGITQDSIAETLDEVRVKVAAALEKYPAGVLVEEYISGRDLTVPFLAAVDNDYDGVLTPVEYVVDPAVTAGRRYAIYDYELKTKKESAVSVRAPALIPARTAEDVRKMAQRIYQALDCRDLGRIDFRLSDAGVPYFLEINALPSLEPGAGIYASAELDGLHLDGVINSIIQSAAKRYKIKDSARRQGKPARKSGPLRVGFTYNVKRVKPSAHGESVEDSEAEYDSPNTLQAIREAIASWGHEVIDLEATAELPTVLSSTPLDIVFNIAEGFKGRNRESQVPAMLELLDVPYTGSDPATLSIALDKALAKKIVRQAGILTPNFQLMATGKERLNKEFTTFPLIVKPVAEGSSKGVVTKSVCHSEAELREVVREIAGKYQQPALIEEYIGGREFTVGLLGERRPRVLPPMEIVFLDKGEKNPVYSFQHKLDWTDRIRYDAPAKLEPALLEKLRTAARSSFMALGCRDVARIDFRMDDKGRIYFIECNPLPGLTPGWSDLVLIAQGAGMDYRTLIGEIMAPAIRRYKEREARRAAQEHPVTPVLHKVPSLPEEPHTPAPSPTLPGVVAAPPNGGTGLGPVNGEAAPRLELKS, translated from the coding sequence GTGCGCATCGCGCTGACCCACAATCTCAGGCTGTCCGATTCGGAAGAGGAAGCGGAGTTCGACACCCAGGAGACGGTCAACGCGCTCGCCGCGGCGATCGAACGGTTGGGGCACCGACTGGAGCGCTTCGAGGTGAGCGGTCCCGCCTCGCGCACCGTCGCGCGGCTGGAGGCGTACAGCCCGGACCTCATCTTCAACACGGCCGAGGGCCGCCGGGGCCGCTTCCGCGAGGCGTTCTACCCCGCGCTCTTCGACGAATTGGGCTTCCCGTACACGGGTTCGGACGCGTACGCGCTGGCGGTGACGTTGGACAAGCAGCTCACCAAGCTCATCCTCACCAAGCACGGCATCCGCACGCCGGGCTGGCAGTACGTGGAGAAGCTCAGCGAGCTGACGGCGCAGGACCTGCGCTACCCCGTCATCGTGAAGCCCAACTTCGAGGGCTCCTCCAAGGGCATCACCCAGGACTCCATCGCGGAGACGCTGGACGAGGTGCGCGTCAAGGTCGCCGCCGCCCTGGAGAAGTACCCCGCGGGCGTGCTGGTGGAGGAGTACATCTCCGGCCGCGACCTGACGGTGCCGTTCCTGGCCGCCGTGGACAACGACTATGACGGCGTGCTCACGCCGGTGGAGTACGTGGTGGACCCGGCCGTGACGGCGGGCCGGCGCTACGCCATCTACGACTACGAGCTGAAGACGAAGAAGGAGAGCGCGGTCAGCGTGCGCGCGCCCGCGCTGATTCCGGCCCGCACGGCGGAGGACGTGCGGAAGATGGCCCAGCGCATCTACCAGGCGCTCGACTGCCGCGACCTGGGGCGCATCGACTTCCGGCTCAGCGACGCGGGCGTGCCGTACTTCCTCGAAATCAACGCGCTGCCCAGCCTGGAGCCGGGCGCGGGCATCTACGCGTCGGCGGAGCTGGACGGCCTGCACCTGGATGGCGTCATCAACTCCATCATCCAGAGCGCGGCGAAGCGCTACAAGATCAAGGACTCCGCGCGGCGCCAGGGCAAGCCGGCGCGCAAGTCGGGGCCGCTGCGCGTGGGCTTCACGTACAACGTCAAGCGCGTCAAGCCGAGCGCCCACGGCGAGTCGGTGGAGGACAGCGAGGCCGAGTACGATTCGCCCAACACGCTGCAGGCGATCCGCGAGGCCATCGCCTCGTGGGGCCACGAGGTCATCGACCTGGAGGCCACCGCGGAGCTGCCGACGGTGCTGTCGAGCACGCCGCTGGACATCGTCTTCAACATCGCCGAGGGCTTCAAGGGCCGCAACCGCGAGAGCCAGGTGCCCGCGATGCTGGAGCTGCTGGACGTCCCCTACACGGGAAGCGATCCGGCCACGCTCTCCATCGCGCTGGACAAGGCGCTGGCGAAGAAGATCGTCCGCCAGGCGGGCATCCTCACGCCCAACTTCCAGCTGATGGCCACGGGCAAGGAGCGGCTCAACAAGGAGTTCACCACCTTCCCGCTCATCGTGAAGCCGGTGGCGGAGGGCAGCTCCAAGGGCGTCGTCACCAAGAGCGTGTGCCACAGCGAGGCGGAGCTGCGCGAGGTGGTGCGGGAGATCGCCGGCAAGTACCAGCAGCCGGCGCTCATCGAGGAGTACATCGGCGGGCGCGAGTTCACGGTGGGCCTGCTGGGCGAGCGGCGCCCGCGCGTGCTGCCGCCCATGGAGATCGTCTTCCTCGACAAGGGGGAGAAGAACCCCGTCTACAGCTTCCAGCACAAGCTCGACTGGACCGACCGCATCCGCTACGACGCGCCGGCCAAGCTGGAGCCCGCGCTGCTGGAGAAGCTGCGCACGGCGGCGCGCAGCTCGTTCATGGCGCTGGGGTGCCGCGACGTGGCGCGCATCGACTTCCGCATGGACGACAAGGGGCGCATCTACTTCATCGAGTGCAACCCGCTGCCGGGCCTCACGCCGGGGTGGAGCGACCTGGTGCTCATCGCCCAGGGCGCGGGCATGGACTACCGCACGCTCATCGGCGAAATCATGGCCCCCGCCATCCGCCGCTACAAGGAGCGCGAGGCGCGCCGCGCCGCCCAGGAGCACCCGGTGACGCCCGTGCTGCACAAGGTCCCCTCGCTGCCGGAGGAGCCGCACACGCCCGCTCCCTCGCCCACGCTGCCCGGCGTCGTGGCCGCGCCGCCGAACGGGGGCACCGGCCTGGGCCCCGTGAACGGTGAAGCCGCGCCTCGCCTGGAACTGAAGTCCTGA
- a CDS encoding RDD family protein: MSAQRERVLMAASRGGGRALRLVVEDTAPVSPYPKASLWLRLGARVVDVGVAWGLYVVCGAAGMVVALLFLLLADGMLQGQSVGKRIFGVKVMHLPTRSAARHRDSTLRNAPLALIVLLGMMPAPLGNVAAVAGLVVIGGVEAWRVLKDPLGWRLGDTWAQTQVVDGKVVAGATVAARDPVAHQRAPGRLMSAAKVRRGRSLKKRRGLPCASR, translated from the coding sequence GTGAGTGCCCAACGCGAGCGGGTCCTCATGGCGGCCAGCCGCGGCGGCGGCAGGGCGCTGAGGCTCGTGGTGGAGGACACCGCGCCGGTGTCCCCGTACCCCAAGGCGTCGTTGTGGCTGCGGTTGGGCGCGCGCGTCGTCGACGTGGGCGTGGCGTGGGGCCTCTACGTCGTGTGTGGCGCCGCGGGCATGGTGGTGGCGCTGCTGTTCCTGCTGCTGGCGGACGGGATGCTGCAGGGGCAGAGCGTGGGCAAGCGCATCTTCGGCGTGAAGGTGATGCACCTGCCCACGCGCTCGGCGGCGCGCCACCGCGACAGCACGCTGCGCAACGCGCCGCTGGCGCTCATCGTGCTGCTGGGGATGATGCCCGCGCCGCTGGGCAACGTGGCCGCGGTGGCGGGGCTCGTCGTCATCGGCGGCGTCGAGGCGTGGCGCGTGTTGAAGGACCCGCTCGGCTGGCGGCTGGGCGACACGTGGGCGCAGACGCAGGTCGTGGATGGGAAGGTTGTGGCGGGCGCAACCGTTGCAGCTCGCGACCCCGTGGCGCATCAGCGCGCTCCGGGAAGACTCATGTCCGCGGCAAAGGTGCGCCGCGGTCGCTCGCTCAAGAAGAGAAGGGGGCTACCGTGCGCATCGCGCTGA